A single window of Leptolyngbya ohadii IS1 DNA harbors:
- a CDS encoding KGK domain-containing protein gives MDEFEVLRNDEVLHVRSGRILMRNPTFKASELLDALAQLISEQDSQWTEEQEDWFTDRGLSCEVLRVGNAGWQRGRVRIRFEFIPERPKLLRESPPPEAESYSRPELFLPPRDEGYPRKPSPNREDIFPRRRPSQNEDWDDRDEFDSERNY, from the coding sequence ATGGACGAATTTGAAGTTCTAAGAAACGACGAAGTGCTGCACGTGCGATCGGGTCGTATTCTGATGCGGAATCCCACCTTTAAAGCAAGCGAGTTGCTGGACGCACTGGCGCAGCTCATTAGCGAACAGGATAGCCAGTGGACAGAGGAACAGGAGGACTGGTTTACCGATCGCGGCTTAAGCTGTGAAGTCCTGCGCGTCGGCAATGCCGGATGGCAGCGAGGCAGAGTCCGCATCCGGTTTGAATTTATCCCCGAACGTCCCAAACTACTGCGCGAAAGTCCGCCCCCCGAAGCCGAATCCTATTCCCGTCCGGAACTCTTCCTGCCCCCACGCGACGAAGGCTATCCTCGCAAACCCTCCCCCAATCGAGAAGACATTTTTCCGCGCCGCAGGCCCTCCCAGAACGAGGACTGGGACGATCGAGACGAGTTTGATAGCGAACGCAATTACTAA
- a CDS encoding response regulator transcription factor has translation MSKILVVEDSLSQREMISDLLRKSGLDVMVASDGLDALEKIQGYVPDLIVLDIVMPKMNGYEVCRRLKADPKTQNVPVVMCSSKGEEFDRYWGMKQGADAYIAKPFQPTELVGTVRQLLRG, from the coding sequence ATGAGTAAAATTCTGGTAGTTGAAGACAGCCTATCCCAACGGGAGATGATTAGTGACCTGCTGCGAAAAAGCGGGTTGGATGTCATGGTCGCCAGCGATGGCTTAGATGCACTTGAAAAGATTCAGGGCTATGTTCCTGACCTGATTGTCCTGGACATTGTGATGCCGAAGATGAACGGCTATGAGGTCTGCCGCCGCCTGAAGGCAGATCCCAAGACGCAAAATGTGCCAGTGGTGATGTGTTCCTCTAAGGGCGAAGAGTTCGATCGCTACTGGGGCATGAAGCAGGGAGCCGATGCCTATATCGCAAAGCCCTTTCAGCCTACGGAGCTAGTGGGAACCGTCCGGCAACTCCTGCGCGGTTAA
- the tilS gene encoding tRNA lysidine(34) synthetase TilS, which translates to MANAAWSHFHARLHQTLRDRSFLPAHRSLLVAVSGGQDSLCLIRLLLDLQPHWNWRLGIAHCNHCWRSDSDANAAHVKQLAETWQLTFHSITATEPPRSEAAARNWRYQALTEIAQQQNYGYIVTGHTASDRAETLLYNLLRGSGTDGLQALSWQRELAPRIWLTRPLLEFTRAETAQVCQAQGLQVWEDATNHDLKFRRNRIRAELIPYLQTHFNPQVESSLAQTAELLQADVDYLESAASSLLRQACPEFEAFQSIDRFAQPQQADHLPSAQPVPSLDRTILKSAPLAIQRRAIRQFLQQILPQSPNFDQIEKLVALIEAPNRSQTDPFPGGTIAQVNHNWIVFQTSFLGNRKT; encoded by the coding sequence GTGGCAAACGCCGCCTGGTCTCACTTCCATGCTCGACTTCACCAAACCCTGCGCGATCGCTCCTTCCTACCTGCCCATCGATCGCTGCTGGTTGCGGTTTCGGGCGGACAGGATTCCCTCTGTCTGATTCGTCTTTTGTTAGATCTCCAGCCCCATTGGAACTGGCGACTCGGCATTGCCCACTGTAATCACTGCTGGCGATCGGACTCCGATGCAAACGCAGCCCATGTGAAACAGTTAGCAGAAACCTGGCAGCTTACTTTTCATAGCATCACCGCCACAGAACCCCCCAGAAGCGAAGCCGCAGCAAGGAACTGGCGATATCAAGCACTAACCGAAATTGCTCAGCAGCAAAACTACGGCTACATCGTGACCGGGCACACGGCAAGTGATCGCGCAGAAACTTTGCTCTACAACCTGCTGCGGGGAAGCGGCACAGATGGACTTCAAGCTCTCTCCTGGCAACGAGAACTGGCTCCGAGAATCTGGCTCACCCGTCCACTGCTGGAATTCACCCGTGCGGAAACGGCTCAGGTCTGCCAAGCGCAGGGCTTACAAGTCTGGGAAGATGCCACCAATCACGATCTCAAATTCCGGCGAAACCGCATCCGCGCCGAACTCATTCCCTACCTGCAAACCCACTTCAATCCGCAAGTTGAATCCAGCCTCGCCCAAACCGCCGAACTCCTTCAGGCAGACGTAGACTATTTAGAATCCGCTGCTTCTAGTCTTCTACGGCAGGCTTGCCCTGAATTTGAAGCTTTTCAGTCGATCGATCGCTTCGCGCAACCGCAACAGGCGGATCACCTTCCATCCGCCCAGCCTGTTCCTTCCCTCGATCGCACCATCCTCAAATCCGCGCCCCTAGCAATCCAACGACGCGCAATCCGCCAATTTTTGCAGCAAATCCTGCCCCAGTCTCCAAACTTTGACCAGATCGAAAAACTCGTTGCCCTGATCGAAGCCCCCAACCGCAGCCAAACCGATCCCTTTCCCGGAGGCACGATCGCCCAGGTGAACCACAACTGGATTGTCTTTCAAACCTCATTCCTGGGCAACAGAAAGACCTGA
- a CDS encoding M48 family metallopeptidase, translating into MSFSKSLLVGLTSNDFRHPLDREATQALRQLPGLDMAVRSVLGPVAERFFYLDNIASSILVGEKQLPDLYKLHLEACKILDLEPPQLYVRQNPVPNAYTFAMRGKQPFIVLHTSLIDMLTPEEIQAVIAHELGHLKCEHSVYMTLVNVLVLAAGQVPSWGAVLAQSLQTQLMEWVRCAEFTCDRAALLVAQDPRVVASVLMKLTGGSPTLASQLNLDAFLEQARSYETMTTDDVGKMLRQVQTTPLSHPLPVLRAREVDRWSSSQEYAEIFQKRSMRYNSEANHGNSQGGWRNW; encoded by the coding sequence ATGTCTTTCTCGAAATCCCTGTTAGTCGGTTTAACCTCGAATGATTTTCGCCATCCCCTCGATCGGGAGGCAACGCAGGCACTCCGGCAGCTTCCGGGGTTAGATATGGCAGTGCGATCGGTGCTGGGTCCGGTGGCAGAGCGGTTCTTCTATCTGGATAACATCGCCTCTAGCATTCTGGTGGGTGAGAAGCAGTTGCCCGACCTGTACAAGCTGCATCTGGAAGCCTGCAAAATTCTCGACCTGGAACCGCCCCAGCTCTATGTGCGGCAAAATCCGGTTCCCAATGCCTATACCTTCGCGATGCGGGGTAAACAGCCGTTTATCGTGCTGCATACGTCGCTGATCGATATGCTCACCCCGGAGGAAATTCAGGCGGTCATCGCCCATGAATTGGGTCATCTGAAGTGCGAACACAGCGTCTATATGACCCTCGTGAACGTACTGGTTTTAGCGGCGGGACAGGTTCCATCCTGGGGTGCGGTTCTGGCGCAAAGTTTGCAGACTCAGCTCATGGAATGGGTGCGCTGTGCCGAATTTACATGCGATCGCGCTGCCCTCCTCGTCGCCCAAGATCCGCGTGTGGTTGCCTCCGTTCTGATGAAGCTGACTGGCGGTTCGCCCACCCTGGCATCCCAGCTTAACCTCGATGCCTTCCTGGAACAGGCACGCTCCTACGAAACCATGACCACCGACGACGTAGGTAAAATGCTGCGTCAGGTTCAAACTACCCCCCTCAGTCACCCCCTGCCCGTCCTGAGAGCCAGAGAAGTCGATCGCTGGTCAAGCAGCCAGGAATACGCAGAGATTTTCCAGAAGCGGTCAATGCGCTATAATAGTGAAGCCAATCACGGCAACAGCCAGGGCGGATGGCGAAACTGGTAG
- a CDS encoding DUF3352 domain-containing protein: MKLKFLDQLKKQPKVLAVIGASLGMVAGGAVAWVLFQQKPTAVGLPAGSEVLPKETVALFSFSTDDNQLQQIKRLGTPEFRSTLDRSLTDWRDRFLTKNNLSFERDIKPWVGDEMTIAFLSPTAPDGTTSGAPVIVLPIANPEKAQQILGTPKVASGQEAVDRDYKGFKIREVHGQTERAYAATVIDNRLVVMSPDPKSVEQAIDVYRGKASVVQAPGYAQSFRQLETTSNPFVRFYLNVPQAIALAANNPMQPIPPQTLIPLQANQGFVAIGTVDRQTVNFEGIGWLPNDSKIRYRTNDQEDRITNLLPADTLLVSSGDSFKQFWQSLDVPQENAPRGTFNPNLVRQSFANLTGLDFDQDMAAWMDGEFAISLISAPPASPNPQPRAGILLLAQASDRRKGEETFKKLDVLMRDKFRFQVAEAQVAGKPVTNWVSPFSSLSVSHGWLDGNVAFIAIGPNLASTILPAPNTALAQNALFQSATESQLQSPDGHFFLNLDRLATPNLPVPLPKLAPENQKTVNAIRAIGATTSAQDGRTMRYDIQILMNQTSQSSQSPATSPSPTASPSP, from the coding sequence GTGAAGCTTAAATTCCTTGATCAGCTTAAAAAACAGCCAAAAGTGCTGGCGGTAATTGGTGCGTCTCTGGGCATGGTGGCAGGCGGAGCCGTTGCCTGGGTTTTGTTTCAGCAGAAGCCGACCGCTGTGGGTTTACCTGCCGGATCGGAAGTGCTGCCCAAAGAGACCGTGGCGCTGTTTTCCTTCTCGACGGATGACAATCAGCTTCAGCAAATAAAACGATTGGGGACACCGGAATTTCGTTCTACCCTCGATCGCAGTTTGACCGATTGGCGCGACCGCTTTCTAACAAAGAATAATCTCAGCTTTGAGCGGGATATTAAGCCCTGGGTGGGCGACGAGATGACCATTGCGTTTCTCTCCCCAACGGCTCCAGACGGCACGACTAGCGGCGCACCCGTAATTGTTTTGCCGATCGCCAATCCCGAAAAAGCGCAGCAGATTCTAGGAACGCCAAAGGTTGCCAGCGGACAGGAGGCAGTCGATCGCGACTATAAGGGCTTCAAAATTCGGGAAGTTCACGGGCAGACCGAGCGGGCATACGCAGCAACGGTGATTGATAACCGTCTGGTCGTCATGTCCCCCGACCCGAAATCCGTGGAGCAGGCGATCGATGTCTACAGAGGCAAGGCTTCCGTGGTGCAGGCTCCTGGCTATGCCCAGTCGTTCCGTCAGCTAGAGACAACCTCGAATCCCTTCGTGCGGTTCTATCTGAATGTGCCGCAGGCGATCGCGCTAGCAGCAAACAACCCCATGCAGCCGATCCCACCCCAAACGCTCATCCCGCTTCAGGCAAATCAAGGCTTTGTGGCGATCGGAACAGTCGATCGGCAAACGGTCAACTTTGAGGGGATTGGCTGGCTCCCCAACGACAGCAAAATTCGCTACCGCACGAACGATCAGGAGGATCGAATTACGAACCTGTTACCTGCGGATACGCTGCTGGTCAGTTCGGGCGACAGCTTTAAGCAGTTCTGGCAAAGCCTGGATGTTCCCCAGGAGAATGCGCCACGCGGCACGTTTAACCCCAATCTCGTCCGCCAGAGTTTTGCGAATCTGACCGGGCTGGACTTCGATCAGGACATGGCTGCCTGGATGGACGGTGAATTTGCTATCTCCCTAATTTCTGCGCCCCCTGCTTCACCCAACCCCCAGCCCCGCGCCGGAATTCTGCTGCTGGCACAGGCAAGCGATCGCCGCAAAGGCGAGGAAACCTTCAAAAAGCTCGATGTGCTAATGCGAGATAAATTCCGCTTTCAGGTGGCAGAGGCACAGGTTGCCGGAAAGCCTGTTACAAACTGGGTTTCGCCCTTCTCGTCCCTCAGCGTTAGCCACGGATGGCTGGATGGGAATGTTGCCTTTATCGCGATCGGACCCAACCTCGCCAGTACGATCCTGCCTGCCCCCAACACTGCCCTGGCGCAAAACGCCCTTTTCCAGTCCGCTACCGAATCCCAGCTCCAGTCCCCGGACGGACATTTCTTCCTCAACCTCGATCGCCTCGCAACGCCCAATCTCCCTGTACCCCTGCCCAAACTCGCTCCTGAAAACCAGAAAACCGTCAACGCGATTCGAGCGATCGGCGCAACCACGTCGGCACAGGACGGGCGAACCATGCGCTACGACATCCAAATCTTGATGAATCAAACGTCCCAATCTTCCCAATCTCCGGCAACCTCACCGAGTCCGACTGCCAGCCCCAGCCCATAA
- a CDS encoding aminotransferase class I/II-fold pyridoxal phosphate-dependent enzyme has translation MSSLNQLQEAHQTLSPIFSSIDAQVKKNLRRVLEAFRRHQVGVHHFAGVTGYGHDDLGREILDRVFADVVGAEAAAVRVQFVSGTHAIASALFGVLRPGDEMLAVAGAPYDTLEEVIGLRGQGQGSLKEFGVTYRQLELTETGEIDWQILSSAVRPETRLVHIQRSCGYSWRSSLSILDIEKIVRLVKQQNPETVCFVDNCYGEFIEDREPPHVGADLIAGSLIKNPGGTIVPAGGYVAGRADLVERAAFRLTAPGIGREGGATFDQNRLLFQGLFLASQMVGEAMKGNHLTAYVFDQLGYPVNPAPFAPRRDVIQAIKLGSPEKIIAFCKAIQSFSPIGSYLSPVPAQMPGYESDLVMAGGTFIDGSTSEFSADGPLREPYVVFCQGGTHWTHIALALEEAIEAVGRCEG, from the coding sequence ATGAGCAGCTTGAACCAGCTTCAGGAGGCGCACCAGACACTATCTCCGATTTTTTCCTCTATTGACGCCCAGGTCAAGAAAAATCTACGGCGAGTGCTTGAAGCATTCCGGCGGCATCAGGTCGGTGTGCATCACTTCGCAGGGGTCACGGGATACGGGCACGATGATTTAGGAAGAGAAATTCTCGATCGCGTATTTGCCGATGTCGTGGGGGCAGAAGCCGCAGCGGTGCGCGTTCAATTTGTCTCAGGCACTCATGCGATCGCCTCTGCATTGTTTGGCGTATTACGACCGGGGGATGAAATGCTTGCTGTCGCGGGGGCACCCTACGACACTTTGGAGGAAGTCATCGGGCTGCGAGGACAGGGACAGGGTTCCCTGAAGGAGTTTGGTGTAACCTACCGCCAGCTAGAACTGACCGAGACCGGGGAAATTGATTGGCAGATCCTTTCCTCTGCCGTGCGTCCCGAAACTCGCCTGGTACATATTCAGCGATCGTGCGGCTACTCCTGGCGCTCCAGTCTCTCTATTTTAGACATCGAAAAAATTGTTCGCCTAGTAAAACAGCAAAATCCAGAGACGGTTTGCTTTGTAGATAACTGCTACGGCGAATTTATCGAAGATCGGGAACCGCCCCACGTCGGCGCAGATCTGATCGCCGGATCGCTGATCAAGAATCCGGGGGGGACGATCGTGCCGGCGGGAGGCTATGTGGCAGGACGGGCAGATCTGGTGGAACGGGCAGCATTTCGGCTCACGGCTCCGGGGATTGGCAGAGAGGGCGGCGCAACATTTGACCAGAATCGGCTGCTGTTTCAGGGACTTTTTCTGGCTTCGCAAATGGTGGGCGAAGCGATGAAGGGCAATCACCTGACGGCTTATGTATTCGACCAGTTGGGCTACCCGGTGAATCCCGCTCCCTTTGCCCCGCGCCGAGACGTGATCCAGGCAATTAAGCTCGGTTCACCCGAAAAGATTATTGCCTTCTGCAAAGCGATCCAGTCCTTTTCACCGATCGGCTCCTACCTCAGTCCGGTTCCCGCTCAGATGCCCGGCTATGAGAGCGATCTAGTGATGGCAGGCGGCACATTTATTGACGGCAGCACTTCGGAATTTTCTGCCGATGGTCCTCTGCGCGAACCCTATGTAGTCTTCTGCCAGGGTGGAACGCATTGGACTCACATTGCGCTTGCGCTGGAGGAGGCGATCGAAGCGGTGGGGAGGTGTGAGGGGTAG
- the ccsB gene encoding c-type cytochrome biogenesis protein CcsB: protein MDLVVLQNWLDNASFAVLFFTMLMYWAGAAFPRIPYLTLLGTTGMAIGNLCIAALLGARWIEAGYFPLSNLYESLFFIAWGITAMHFVAENMSRSSLVGVVTAPIAMGITAFATLTLPATMQSAEPLVPALKSNWLMMHVSVMLLSYAALMVGSLLAVAFLVVTRGQEIELKGSSVGTGAYRDSRFRLKRSGVEESALAVTTDSGATAVLTPVAETVALTPQRLNLADTLDNISYRIIGLGFPLLTIGIIAGAVWANEAWGSYWSWDPKETWALITWLVFAAYLHARITRGWQGRRPALLAASGFVVVWVCYLGVNLLGKGLHSYGWFF from the coding sequence ATGGATCTGGTTGTACTGCAAAACTGGTTGGATAATGCGTCCTTCGCCGTTTTGTTCTTCACAATGCTGATGTACTGGGCGGGGGCGGCTTTCCCGCGTATTCCCTACCTGACCCTGCTGGGCACGACCGGGATGGCGATCGGCAATCTCTGTATTGCGGCGCTATTGGGGGCACGCTGGATCGAGGCAGGCTACTTTCCACTGAGTAACCTCTACGAGTCGCTGTTCTTTATTGCCTGGGGCATTACGGCGATGCATTTTGTCGCGGAAAATATGAGCCGCAGTTCGCTGGTGGGTGTGGTCACGGCTCCGATCGCAATGGGAATTACCGCCTTCGCGACGCTGACTCTACCTGCCACCATGCAGTCCGCAGAACCGCTGGTTCCTGCCCTCAAGTCCAACTGGCTGATGATGCACGTGAGCGTGATGCTGCTCAGCTATGCTGCCCTCATGGTCGGTTCCCTGCTGGCGGTGGCGTTTCTGGTGGTGACACGCGGACAGGAGATCGAGCTAAAGGGAAGTTCCGTGGGTACAGGAGCATACCGGGATTCGCGGTTCCGTCTGAAGCGTTCGGGTGTTGAAGAGTCTGCCTTGGCAGTGACTACGGATTCTGGAGCAACTGCTGTTCTGACTCCGGTTGCTGAAACAGTTGCTCTTACCCCTCAACGGTTGAACCTGGCGGATACTCTGGATAACATCAGCTATCGCATTATCGGTCTGGGCTTCCCGCTGCTAACGATCGGCATTATTGCGGGAGCGGTCTGGGCGAACGAAGCATGGGGATCATACTGGAGCTGGGACCCGAAGGAAACCTGGGCGCTGATTACCTGGCTGGTATTTGCGGCATACCTTCATGCTCGGATTACACGCGGTTGGCAGGGTCGTCGTCCGGCTCTTCTAGCGGCATCAGGCTTTGTCGTCGTCTGGGTCTGCTATCTGGGGGTCAACCTGCTGGGTAAGGGGCTGCACAGCTACGGCTGGTTCTTTTAG
- the hmpF gene encoding pilus motility taxis protein HmpF: MLYLAEVIRKTRVIGAGRAEFKLLALQRSEQSWSPVQGEEIIPATDDVPYNAGVLVMLELTASKQIQRYTEAGRQLVGILQNFSRLQEKAKVQEEEIEQWKQSLTYQSQELNRREMEMELRLEELQQLEAELAGMEQQKQEIDSQREEVDRLRQEFERRSQELEGAWAQLHGEMNRLEEKTAELNQSTTLDAGQAAYLQELLNRLSTAVAPTDSIREQLNLSFDLIGQQQEQLNHYWQALDQHRSTAHETQAQVDRQSQEIHDRWQGWHQTQADLEQAKADLRAKQETLIVRQYYAQTLSQSLQGQEGLHHQLAQLAGSSEKVDLSQLENLPLDELQNVTNDLEKDLEKLSRFVSSQEEELSLQQSEIDQLKQQIQQASEYDRLRLETELADEQDRYQMLHETLIGQRRNLQERQAILKQHQMVLARRQGLPVNQEENYTANLEPVLQQITALRQQQAQELADLETQIQQLQQTIDSDQQTIDQRTQQQQQQREELAQLEQQLKSQMSSVGELWGKVNTYQESLQPIQDRLNGLREKAEAIAAMMTQFQEATDYQHQAIDEMRGAIDRLVNPQMEYAVP; this comes from the coding sequence GTGCTGTATTTAGCAGAAGTGATTAGAAAAACCAGGGTCATCGGCGCAGGCAGAGCAGAGTTTAAGCTTCTGGCTTTGCAGCGGAGTGAACAGAGCTGGAGTCCGGTTCAGGGCGAAGAAATTATTCCTGCAACCGACGATGTTCCCTACAATGCTGGCGTGCTGGTGATGCTCGAACTCACTGCTAGCAAGCAGATTCAGCGCTATACGGAGGCGGGTCGTCAGCTCGTTGGCATTCTGCAAAACTTTTCTCGCCTGCAAGAAAAAGCCAAGGTTCAGGAAGAGGAAATTGAGCAGTGGAAACAGTCCCTCACCTATCAGAGCCAGGAGCTAAACCGTCGCGAGATGGAGATGGAGCTACGGCTGGAGGAGTTACAGCAGCTCGAAGCCGAACTTGCGGGAATGGAGCAGCAGAAACAGGAAATTGACAGCCAGCGAGAAGAAGTCGATCGCCTACGGCAGGAATTTGAGCGCCGATCGCAGGAGCTGGAGGGAGCATGGGCACAGCTTCACGGTGAAATGAATCGCCTGGAGGAAAAAACGGCAGAACTCAATCAGTCCACTACGCTGGATGCGGGACAGGCAGCCTACCTTCAGGAATTGCTGAATCGTTTATCCACTGCCGTCGCACCCACAGACTCGATTCGGGAGCAGCTCAATCTGTCGTTCGATCTCATTGGGCAGCAGCAGGAGCAGCTTAACCACTACTGGCAGGCACTCGATCAGCACCGCTCCACGGCTCACGAAACGCAGGCACAGGTCGATCGTCAGTCGCAGGAAATTCACGATCGCTGGCAGGGGTGGCATCAAACGCAGGCAGACCTGGAGCAGGCAAAGGCGGATCTGCGGGCAAAGCAGGAAACCCTGATTGTGCGGCAATACTATGCCCAGACCCTCAGCCAATCTCTACAGGGGCAGGAAGGACTGCATCACCAGCTGGCTCAGCTTGCCGGTTCGTCTGAGAAGGTGGATCTCAGTCAGCTTGAGAATCTGCCGCTGGATGAACTCCAGAACGTCACCAATGATCTGGAAAAGGATCTGGAAAAGCTGTCGCGGTTCGTGAGCAGCCAGGAGGAAGAGTTATCTCTTCAGCAGAGCGAAATTGATCAGCTTAAGCAGCAAATTCAGCAGGCAAGCGAGTACGATCGTCTGCGCCTGGAAACTGAGCTTGCCGACGAGCAGGATCGCTATCAAATGCTGCATGAAACCTTGATCGGTCAGCGGCGCAATCTACAAGAGCGGCAGGCAATCCTAAAGCAGCACCAGATGGTGTTAGCCCGCCGTCAGGGACTTCCGGTGAACCAGGAGGAAAATTACACCGCTAATCTGGAACCCGTCCTCCAGCAAATTACAGCTTTACGGCAGCAGCAGGCGCAGGAACTCGCAGACCTGGAAACTCAGATTCAGCAGTTGCAGCAGACGATCGACTCCGACCAACAGACGATCGATCAGCGCACCCAGCAGCAGCAGCAGCAGCGAGAGGAACTGGCTCAGCTTGAGCAGCAGCTAAAATCCCAGATGTCCAGCGTCGGGGAACTGTGGGGCAAGGTCAACACCTACCAGGAAAGCCTCCAGCCGATCCAGGATCGACTCAACGGACTCCGCGAAAAAGCAGAGGCGATCGCCGCGATGATGACCCAGTTTCAGGAAGCCACCGACTATCAGCATCAGGCAATTGATGAGATGCGGGGCGCGATCGATCGGCTGGTAAATCCTCAGATGGAGTACGCGGTTCCTTAA
- a CDS encoding response regulator, whose amino-acid sequence MQGKLSEIDIRSILQLVELGQRTGELFVEAYGATGYRTAQPSPSSWLVFFVNGRIVYAGDSGGDLMRVHDYLRRYRQQPISDLFGKSTIATLNTPEYGYLWILLENHLITPVQARSVVQGMVRETLFDLLSLHQGSFIFEMSPALAPQLTTLEIAPLVTRMMKQVQEWKQFYPHLSSPDHCPSMADPDQLREMLTETSFGLLERWVDGKTSLRQMARYLNRDIVTVARAIYPYVQQGLVHLTSPITASPLPQTTLPPAEPFLDKVPRIVCIDDGATVRKTVEDILNRSGYEVTAIANPLKALSLLFYLKPDLILCDIAMPELDGYELCAMLRSASAFRETPIVMLTGKEGFIDRVRARIVGATDYLTKPFDEGELLMLVEKYVGVGNPDRPQPDTLLAEDLEAELAVDYSSLGSASRNR is encoded by the coding sequence ATGCAGGGAAAGCTAAGCGAGATTGATATTCGGAGCATTCTTCAGCTCGTTGAACTGGGGCAGCGAACGGGGGAGCTGTTTGTGGAAGCCTATGGCGCAACAGGGTACCGAACGGCTCAGCCCTCTCCCTCCTCCTGGTTAGTTTTCTTCGTGAATGGCAGAATTGTCTACGCCGGAGATAGCGGCGGCGACCTGATGCGGGTGCATGATTACCTGCGCCGATACCGCCAGCAGCCCATTTCAGACCTATTTGGCAAATCCACGATCGCTACCCTGAATACGCCCGAATATGGCTACCTCTGGATACTGCTAGAAAACCATTTGATTACGCCCGTGCAAGCCAGAAGTGTGGTTCAGGGCATGGTGCGCGAAACCCTGTTCGATCTGCTGAGCCTGCACCAGGGATCTTTTATTTTTGAAATGAGTCCCGCCCTTGCGCCCCAGCTCACGACCCTGGAGATTGCCCCTCTAGTGACACGGATGATGAAACAGGTGCAGGAATGGAAACAGTTTTATCCCCATCTGTCCTCCCCCGACCACTGCCCCAGCATGGCAGACCCGGATCAACTGCGGGAAATGCTGACGGAGACATCCTTTGGGCTGCTAGAACGCTGGGTAGACGGCAAAACGTCTCTCCGCCAAATGGCACGCTACCTGAATCGAGACATTGTGACGGTTGCCAGGGCAATTTATCCCTATGTGCAGCAGGGACTTGTACATCTCACTAGCCCAATTACTGCCAGTCCGCTGCCCCAGACGACCCTGCCCCCCGCCGAACCCTTTCTGGACAAGGTTCCTCGCATTGTTTGTATTGATGATGGTGCAACGGTTCGTAAGACCGTGGAGGATATTCTCAATCGTTCCGGCTATGAGGTGACGGCGATCGCCAATCCCCTGAAGGCATTGAGTCTGCTGTTCTATCTCAAGCCCGATCTGATCCTCTGCGATATTGCGATGCCAGAACTGGACGGCTACGAACTGTGCGCCATGCTGCGGAGCGCCTCTGCCTTTCGCGAAACGCCGATCGTCATGCTGACGGGTAAAGAAGGATTTATCGATCGGGTGCGGGCGCGCATCGTTGGTGCAACAGACTACCTTACCAAGCCCTTCGACGAAGGGGAATTGCTGATGCTGGTTGAAAAATACGTGGGTGTGGGGAACCCCGATCGCCCCCAGCCGGATACCCTGCTTGCAGAAGACCTGGAGGCAGAACTGGCAGTAGATTACTCGAGTCTGGGTTCTGCTTCCCGCAATCGGTAG
- a CDS encoding acyl-CoA desaturase, protein MTIASVKTLRRDWVVIGFMVFIHAAALLALLPSNFSWAAVGLAVFLHWFTGCLGITLGWHRLITHRSFQTPKWVEYALMFCGTLSMQGGPISWVGLHRHHHLHSDQDNDHHDSNKGFWWSHVEWMLREIPAKADVPKFTKDIGDDPFYLFCEKYFFLIQVAFALLLYAIGGMPFVVWGVFVRLIMVYHSTWLVNSATHKFGYRNFESTDKSTNCWWVALLAYGEGWHNNHHTYQYSARHGLKWWEIDVTWWMVCVLKSLGLAKKIKLAENS, encoded by the coding sequence ATGACTATTGCATCAGTTAAAACACTCCGCCGCGATTGGGTTGTCATCGGTTTCATGGTGTTTATCCACGCCGCGGCACTTCTCGCTCTGCTTCCAAGTAATTTTAGCTGGGCGGCGGTTGGGCTGGCGGTATTCCTGCACTGGTTCACGGGCTGTCTGGGAATCACATTGGGTTGGCATCGGCTGATTACGCATCGCAGCTTTCAAACTCCCAAATGGGTAGAGTATGCTTTGATGTTTTGCGGAACCCTGTCCATGCAAGGTGGACCCATCTCCTGGGTTGGGCTGCACCGTCACCATCACCTACATTCCGACCAGGACAACGATCATCACGATTCCAATAAGGGCTTTTGGTGGAGCCACGTGGAATGGATGCTGAGGGAAATTCCCGCAAAGGCAGACGTGCCTAAGTTCACGAAGGACATTGGCGATGATCCTTTCTACCTGTTCTGCGAAAAATACTTTTTCCTGATTCAGGTAGCGTTTGCGCTCCTGCTTTATGCGATCGGCGGAATGCCTTTCGTCGTCTGGGGAGTGTTTGTTCGTCTGATCATGGTCTATCACTCGACCTGGTTGGTAAACAGCGCAACGCATAAATTCGGCTACCGTAACTTTGAATCCACCGACAAGTCCACAAACTGCTGGTGGGTCGCACTGTTGGCATATGGAGAAGGTTGGCACAACAATCACCACACCTATCAGTATTCGGCACGGCACGGTCTGAAATGGTGGGAGATTGACGTAACTTGGTGGATGGTCTGCGTTTTAAAATCCTTAGGTCTGGCGAAGAAAATCAAACTGGCTGAAAATTCATAG